A portion of the Trichocoleus sp. genome contains these proteins:
- a CDS encoding IS1182 family transposase, which translates to MSLQPQPLPAIPEETARVARAAFPKGNLFIRMRDELGVFFSDEDFASLYPRCGHAAEAPWRLALITVMQFVENLSDRQAAEAVRARIDWKYALSLELVDAGFNHSVLSEFRDRLLKGSVEEQILDLMLKRFQTGGLLKGRGQQRSDSTHVVAAIREMTRVEFLGETLRYALNTLAEIAPTWLQSVVPPEWYDRYGKRMEDSRLPKKPEERDALAAEIGADGFFLLDLIYAQATPVEWRKLPAIETLRQVWLQQYYAPTEVIQLRTAQDSAPGALRIRSPDDVEARRSAKYSRSWTGYKVHLSESCDEEMPRLITNVETTEATTQDQSATPIIHASLEQKELQPKQHIVDQGYMSAQLILGSQEDYNIDLYKPVSTGSGWQAQSKQGFDLTQFKVNWENQVAICPRGKLSKGWKNGQDSYGNPVIHVRFSSRDCTACRSRSQCTRSKRAPRELSLKLPEEYAVLQQARERQTTEAFKKQFAVRAGVEGTISQAVRGFELRDCRYIGLVKTHLQHVATAAAMNVVRAINWLEGVPLAKARQSHFARLAPIKSG; encoded by the coding sequence ATGTCACTTCAGCCTCAACCCCTTCCTGCTATTCCTGAAGAAACCGCTCGTGTTGCTCGTGCTGCTTTTCCTAAGGGAAATCTCTTTATCCGGATGCGCGATGAGCTAGGTGTTTTCTTTAGCGATGAGGATTTTGCTTCACTTTATCCCCGTTGTGGTCATGCAGCTGAGGCACCTTGGCGACTCGCCCTGATCACGGTGATGCAATTTGTCGAAAACTTGTCTGATCGCCAAGCAGCAGAAGCGGTTCGGGCGCGGATTGATTGGAAGTATGCACTGTCACTGGAACTCGTCGATGCAGGATTTAACCATTCTGTTCTAAGCGAATTTCGAGATCGGTTGCTCAAGGGCAGTGTGGAGGAACAGATTTTAGATTTGATGCTCAAGCGGTTTCAGACTGGAGGGTTACTGAAAGGGCGTGGGCAACAACGCAGTGATTCAACCCATGTTGTTGCGGCGATTAGGGAGATGACACGGGTAGAGTTTTTAGGAGAGACGCTACGCTATGCTTTGAACACCTTGGCAGAAATTGCGCCGACCTGGTTGCAGTCGGTGGTGCCACCAGAATGGTATGACCGCTATGGCAAGCGAATGGAAGATTCGCGTTTACCCAAAAAACCAGAAGAACGAGATGCTCTAGCAGCAGAGATAGGGGCTGATGGATTCTTCCTACTGGATCTTATCTACGCACAAGCAACTCCAGTAGAATGGCGGAAATTACCTGCCATTGAAACTCTCCGACAAGTTTGGTTGCAACAGTACTATGCACCGACCGAAGTGATCCAACTACGAACAGCACAAGACTCTGCACCTGGTGCATTAAGAATTCGTTCCCCTGATGATGTTGAGGCTCGTCGTAGTGCAAAGTATAGTCGTAGTTGGACAGGTTATAAAGTTCATTTGAGTGAAAGTTGTGATGAAGAAATGCCACGATTGATCACGAATGTAGAGACAACAGAAGCAACGACTCAAGATCAATCAGCAACACCTATTATTCACGCTTCGCTAGAACAAAAAGAACTACAACCTAAACAACATATTGTTGATCAGGGATATATGTCTGCACAGCTAATATTGGGAAGTCAAGAAGACTATAACATTGATTTGTACAAACCAGTATCAACAGGTTCAGGATGGCAAGCTCAATCTAAACAAGGCTTTGACCTGACTCAATTTAAGGTTAATTGGGAGAACCAAGTAGCAATCTGTCCTCGTGGAAAGCTTAGCAAAGGCTGGAAGAATGGACAGGATAGTTATGGCAATCCAGTCATTCATGTTCGTTTTAGTTCCCGTGACTGCACAGCCTGTCGTTCTCGTTCACAGTGTACTCGCTCTAAACGCGCGCCGCGTGAGTTGAGCTTAAAATTGCCAGAGGAGTACGCGGTATTGCAACAGGCAAGAGAACGACAAACCACTGAAGCCTTTAAGAAGCAGTTCGCGGTTCGGGCTGGCGTTGAAGGAACCATTTCTCAAGCAGTGCGAGGATTTGAGTTACGGGATTGTCGATATATTGGGTTAGTCAAAACGCATCTACAGCATGTTGCGACAGCCGCCGCGATGAATGTGGTACGAGCCATCAACTGGTTAGAGGGAGTTCCTTTAGCCAAAGCACGACAATCTCATTTTGCGAGATTGGCACCAATAAAGAGTGGTTAG